One region of Burkholderiales bacterium genomic DNA includes:
- the folK gene encoding 2-amino-4-hydroxy-6-hydroxymethyldihydropteridine diphosphokinase, which yields MNPQMVFVALGSNLESPVTQIHNGFADLGNLPKTKLVACSSLYRSAPVGNVNQPYFINAVAKLETRLAPRRLLAALLEIERRHGRRREFPNAPRTLDLDLLLYGDLIHHEPGMTIPHPRMHQRAFVLSPLHEIAPDSVVPGIGSVAELLAACTGQHLQKLVED from the coding sequence GTGAATCCGCAAATGGTTTTCGTAGCGCTTGGCAGCAATCTCGAATCCCCGGTCACGCAAATACACAATGGTTTTGCCGATCTGGGCAATTTGCCGAAGACCAAGCTGGTCGCTTGTTCTTCGCTTTACCGCAGCGCACCGGTCGGCAATGTAAATCAACCGTATTTTATCAACGCCGTCGCCAAACTCGAGACTCGACTTGCGCCGCGCCGGCTGCTCGCGGCGCTCCTAGAGATCGAGCGGCGCCATGGCCGCCGGCGCGAGTTTCCCAATGCGCCGCGCACGCTGGATCTTGATTTGCTGTTGTACGGCGACCTCATCCATCATGAGCCCGGCATGACCATCCCACACCCGCGCATGCACCAGCGCGCGTTTGTATTGTCGCCGCTGCACGAGATTGCTCCGGATTCAGTCGTTCCCGGGATAGGCAGTGTTGCCGAATTGCTCGCCGCGTGCACCGGGCAGCATCTGCAAAAATTGGTAGAAGACTGA
- a CDS encoding HAD family hydrolase, with protein MRLALFDLDNTLLAGDSDFEWAQFLIGKMVLDRELYEAKNRSFYDQYRSGTLDINTFLDFQLKPLSRHPRHELDAWLLEFTQNRILPIITRKARTLVQSHIEDGDLTAIITATNRFVTAPIAAEFGVKHLIATEPEERDGEFTGKVAGTPCFRAGKVACLERWLLELGQKLTGFDESWFFSDSLNDLPLLERVTHPVAVDPDETLRAHALEKKWQVISLR; from the coding sequence ATGCGCCTCGCTTTATTTGATCTCGATAACACGCTGCTGGCCGGAGATAGCGATTTTGAGTGGGCGCAATTCTTGATCGGCAAAATGGTTCTAGACCGCGAGTTGTATGAAGCAAAAAACCGCAGTTTTTACGACCAATACCGCTCTGGTACTCTGGACATAAACACGTTTCTGGATTTTCAGCTGAAACCTTTGTCGCGCCATCCGCGGCATGAACTCGATGCATGGCTCCTTGAGTTTACGCAAAATCGGATCCTGCCGATAATTACCAGGAAAGCACGCACGCTGGTGCAGAGCCATATCGAGGACGGCGATTTGACGGCCATCATTACAGCGACCAACCGTTTCGTTACCGCGCCCATTGCGGCAGAATTCGGAGTCAAGCACCTGATTGCCACCGAGCCGGAAGAACGCGACGGCGAGTTCACCGGTAAAGTCGCCGGAACGCCCTGCTTCCGCGCCGGCAAGGTCGCCTGCCTCGAGCGCTGGCTGTTGGAACTCGGACAAAAATTAACAGGCTTCGACGAAAGCTGGTTTTTCAGCGATTCGCTGAATGATTTGCCTTTGTTAGAGCGCGTGACTCATCCGGTCGCGGTGGATCCTGATGAGACATTGCGGGCACATGCTCTGGAAAAAAAGTGGCAGGTCATCAGCCTGCGCTAG
- the hda gene encoding DnaA regulatory inactivator Hda, translated as MANQLVLDLSLRAQPTLDNFVVGRNMELIHVLRGMLATQPQERFVYIWGSPGSGRSHLLKAMVDAFRHQHSSAAYFRGGQDNEMASGYENSGALAVDDVERLNGNAQIALFNLYNQMREGQGRLLVSGTVPPAQLKLREDLVTRLGWGLVFQVHGLNDEEKTQALRTHAMNRGFELPHDAAVYLLSHGRRDMPSLLAVLDTLDNYSLQTKRPVTLPLLREIMQPLQSPGE; from the coding sequence ATGGCAAATCAATTAGTGCTTGATTTATCCTTGCGGGCGCAGCCCACGCTGGATAATTTTGTTGTCGGCAGGAACATGGAGCTCATTCATGTGTTGCGTGGTATGTTGGCGACGCAACCGCAAGAGCGCTTCGTCTATATATGGGGAAGCCCTGGCTCGGGGCGCAGCCATCTCCTTAAAGCCATGGTGGACGCGTTCCGGCACCAACATTCGAGCGCCGCCTATTTCCGCGGTGGGCAGGACAATGAAATGGCCTCAGGATATGAAAATTCGGGTGCACTGGCTGTCGACGACGTAGAGCGCTTGAACGGCAATGCGCAAATCGCGCTTTTCAACCTGTACAATCAAATGCGCGAAGGGCAAGGCAGGTTGTTGGTGAGCGGCACAGTTCCGCCGGCGCAACTCAAGCTGCGCGAGGATCTGGTCACCCGCCTGGGATGGGGCTTGGTGTTTCAGGTGCACGGCCTGAATGATGAAGAAAAAACGCAGGCACTGAGAACGCATGCCATGAACCGCGGATTTGAGCTGCCCCACGATGCCGCTGTTTATCTACTCAGCCATGGGCGACGCGACATGCCTTCACTTCTGGCGGTGCTTGATACCCTGGATAACTATTCCCTGCAAACAAAGCGGCCGGTGACGCTTCCCTTACTCCGGGAAATCATGCAACCGCTGCAATCTCCGGGGGAGTGA
- a CDS encoding deoxynucleoside kinase: MLPDRYRYIVVEGPIGVGKTSLARLLSERLNGHSLLENPGANPFLPLFYQDIPRYALSTQLFFLFHRVTQLQGLAQLDMFNKLTIADFILDKDPLFARLTLNDDEFRLYHEIYRHVHPQSPRPDLVIYLQASVDTLIERVRRRGQPYEKNISEHYLERLVESYSRFFYHYEMAPLLIVNSDNLNFVDEPRDFDLLLERLTQIRGGREFFNLGT, from the coding sequence ATGTTGCCTGACAGGTATCGTTATATCGTGGTTGAGGGTCCGATCGGGGTGGGTAAAACGAGCCTCGCGCGGCTGTTATCAGAACGCTTGAACGGCCATTCGCTTCTGGAAAATCCTGGAGCCAATCCATTTTTGCCTCTTTTCTACCAAGATATACCGCGCTATGCGCTTTCGACGCAGTTGTTTTTCTTGTTTCATCGAGTGACGCAGTTGCAGGGTTTGGCGCAACTGGATATGTTCAATAAACTGACCATTGCCGATTTCATCCTCGACAAAGACCCCCTGTTCGCCAGACTTACACTAAATGATGATGAGTTTCGCCTTTATCATGAAATCTACCGGCACGTGCATCCGCAATCGCCGCGTCCGGATCTGGTGATTTATCTGCAAGCTTCGGTTGATACGCTGATCGAGCGGGTGCGACGGCGTGGCCAGCCGTATGAAAAAAATATTTCCGAGCACTACCTGGAGCGGCTTGTAGAAAGCTACAGTCGCTTTTTTTACCATTATGAAATGGCTCCCCTGCTGATCGTCAACAGTGACAATCTCAATTTTGTTGATGAGCCTCGGGATTTTGATTTATTGTTGGAGCGCCTTACGCAAATTCGCGGTGGCCGCGAATTCTTCAATCTGGGTAC
- the pcnB gene encoding polynucleotide adenylyltransferase PcnB: protein MIRRLLRRVFNKQASLPGAPLIIPRHVHGIRKQQISQGALKTVVTLKEKGFAAFVVGGAVRDMLLDLAPKDFDVATNATPEQVRAAFRRAHIIGRRFRLVHVMHGNETVEVSTFRGPRSEMHEALQDVHGRLLRDNVFGDQAQDAERRDFTINALFFDPTTEEVVDYQGGFADLKARRLRIIGDAESRYREDPVRMLRAVRLAAKLHLQIEPSTRAPIRRLAPLLQNVPASRLFEEMLKLLLSGHAVECVKALLENGLHRGLFPMLDMVLERPLGQSFIMLALRNTDDRIRADKPVSPAFLFAALLWHDVLDTWKNLEQRGLHSMQALHQAMDQVIRMQAERLAIPKRFSAVMKEIWSLQPRFLNRSGKRAFRVLEHPRFRAAYDFLMMRCNNGEAEVELGHWWTVFQNAEHEKRHSMLLVDQMAGRRRRRRRKPASNYPTRNRDGETP, encoded by the coding sequence ATGATTCGAAGACTTCTGCGCCGCGTCTTCAACAAGCAAGCTTCGCTTCCCGGCGCGCCGCTGATTATTCCACGCCACGTGCATGGAATCCGAAAGCAACAAATCAGCCAGGGCGCATTGAAGACTGTCGTTACCCTCAAGGAAAAAGGTTTTGCGGCGTTTGTTGTTGGCGGTGCCGTGCGGGATATGCTGCTCGATCTTGCCCCGAAGGATTTTGATGTTGCCACGAATGCCACACCGGAGCAGGTGCGTGCGGCTTTCCGCCGCGCGCACATCATAGGACGTCGCTTCCGACTTGTGCATGTAATGCACGGGAACGAGACAGTCGAGGTTTCCACATTTCGCGGCCCACGGTCCGAAATGCACGAAGCGCTGCAGGATGTTCATGGCAGACTCCTGCGCGATAATGTCTTCGGAGATCAGGCGCAGGACGCTGAACGACGCGATTTCACCATCAATGCGTTATTCTTCGATCCCACGACCGAAGAGGTCGTGGATTACCAAGGAGGCTTCGCCGATCTCAAGGCGCGGCGACTGCGTATCATTGGTGATGCCGAGAGTCGCTACCGCGAGGACCCGGTACGCATGCTGCGCGCAGTGCGCTTGGCTGCCAAGCTTCACCTGCAAATCGAGCCATCGACGCGCGCACCTATTCGCCGACTTGCGCCGCTCTTGCAAAACGTACCGGCCTCGAGGCTTTTTGAAGAAATGCTGAAGCTCCTGCTTTCCGGACACGCCGTGGAATGCGTCAAGGCTTTGCTGGAAAATGGTCTGCATCGTGGACTTTTTCCCATGCTCGACATGGTCCTCGAACGACCTCTTGGTCAAAGTTTCATAATGCTGGCGCTAAGGAACACCGACGACCGCATTCGTGCGGACAAACCGGTATCGCCGGCATTTCTGTTCGCGGCATTGCTGTGGCACGATGTGCTTGATACGTGGAAAAACCTTGAACAGCGCGGACTTCATTCCATGCAAGCCCTGCATCAGGCGATGGATCAGGTGATACGCATGCAGGCAGAGAGGCTCGCCATACCCAAGCGCTTCAGCGCGGTCATGAAGGAAATTTGGTCGCTACAGCCGCGTTTTTTGAACCGCTCGGGCAAGCGCGCATTTCGCGTTCTTGAACACCCACGCTTTCGGGCAGCATACGATTTCCTGATGATGCGCTGTAACAATGGTGAAGCGGAGGTAGAACTTGGACACTGGTGGACCGTGTTTCAAAATGCCGAGCATGAAAAACGTCACAGCATGCTGCTAGTTGACCAGATGGCAGGCAGACGCCGCCGCCGCCGCAGAAAACCGGCTTCGAATTATCCTACCCGAAATCGTGACGGGGAGACTCCGTGA